The Schizosaccharomyces pombe strain 972h- genome assembly, chromosome: I genome contains a region encoding:
- the cdc12 gene encoding cytokinetic formin Cdc12, protein MRNSSKGQDPNFSYDSILSTPTPSARRTIGPRAPKSKTTYHKPPSSIESVSTLIQPNKSQSVTSPYVKQFTFSSKEYNSHNKHALQNSQLPLPKTPEKSTVHRPKANKVEVTDLPSSSSVEHLHTSKHLKGPRLPKNIIKSSEDVQIAPVTPPVHSRSFDPLPKPPVPSVPVSKTKRRTKHKLAPVVEVPEITNEVSPKFTSTNDEQVYRLRSIRAGSPNSVCSFQFEIPSTRPPSLDQLIHLFNDFLRHPVFDFDENAIEMLQSCTPDEKWCFIRSNFAGFDDPSFQIPELAAVHRPVSWFVIQLWNKTISNLQLITLSSLLSTQSDRWISLFLELQGLRALHNLLTYFNSSAVVQPQQAEVPRCMLTLLKKKPTLVTSNSYIFQAITVTLISPNLLPRKVAADLLTWVLSLKEPLVVSILETGFKEINAEYEKEVPLFFGWIKSFKDIILEKELARTPPSSPARNSASSSPSNIAFLEYCTSTMEFINQLIVACEELEQGFDLDILDSLRESGIHEVIQLLRNFPDQQLEKQLNIYESEEERRTISQTTHEDVDSFMSNESSILSSFNEFASNEVGRLLESTIQNILLAKGTEKQKVKLIKVFNSLLQRILLNSKVSNESFEDSLQASLNMLTERFYSDDTARNALKEAKASRAMAEKMVIERDAMAAQVNLGAEDLIAKLNKEVEDQKDVILSQKRTNETLKTEIDALQKSHVTQIQRSEVELRELYLLINSDSFQGSTNSKERIIEYLLDKLDLRKKEIAAESTLWSNDGIDDKLRDLREQMSRQSSQPSTVSTILQIPDKKFHRPFPRHLHRYVGRSASESLTSEKDESIKSMKGIDDFANLEIPGKGIESNVVIKDISNQTHEINSVENKAETVSNNSKITNFDIPNDATSLPTIITHPTPPPPPPLPVKTSLNTFSHPDSVNIVANDTSVAGVMPAFPPPPPPPPPLVSAAGGKFVSPAVSNNISKDDLHKTTGLTRRPTRRLKQMHWEKLNSGLEFTFWTGPSDEANKILETLHTSGVLDELDESFAMKEAKTLVKKTCARTDYMSSELQKLFGIHFHKLSHKNPNEIIRMILHCDDSMNECVEFLSSDKVLNQPKLKADLEPYRIDWANGGDLVNSEKDASELSRWDYLYVRLIVDLGGYWNQRMNALKVKNIIETNYENLVRQTKLIGRAALELRDSKVFKGLLYLILYLGNYMNDYVRQAKGFAIGSLQRLPLIKNANNTKSLLHILDITIRKHFPQFDNFSPELSTVTEAAKLNIEAIEQECSELIRGCQNLQIDCDSGALSDPTVFHPDDKILSVILPWLMEGTKKMDFLKEHLRTMNTTLNNAMRYFGEQPNDPNSKNLFFKRVDSFIIDYSKARSDNLKSEEEEASQHRRLNLVNNHKEHVLERAMSENNKMDNEAMDGFLDKLRNVKLESHHKPRNRSAITMGKEHLIEAPNTSTKSSPAKNELFVPKRSSVKSDLAKVRPRYPKGSESTDGLSDALNITPTKKGEVSSKAKKGYNYEKRRSGRQVSDSYVLNKNSKNKSNKGRSASYTFSDPSSLEDSNRQKPFNGEKFRRFSSKSRRGSQNRDSKKTGKARKDKGINNNQTSPQNKPSKESLKSDTISNEKKVFPQKASKVNLLTPTISNGTRASKHANEKENTFPRGVENNLVAPMIPNNTELNEDTSAVSRNLENATNDLKETFPTTTTISTARAKPGNNDINTILRRNNSRGRRRMLQQMSPLKSNKFSGTNDLNFQQATKPDGSNKSSYMERLEKLKQNSERHLQSVGGKKVYSSEETPVNKILVSPSVSILDHNRILSQSTPIKSPQRAQEMLAGLLSGKLAPKENEK, encoded by the coding sequence ATGCGAAATTCGTCAAAGGGACAGGACCCTAATTTTTCTTATGACTCTATTCTGTCTACTCCAACTCCATCAGCCAGAAGAACTATTGGGCCAAGGGCTCCTAAGTCCAAAACAACGTACCATAAACCTCCATCATCCATAGAATCAGTATCGACGTTAATCCAGCCTAATAAGTCCCAATCAGTTACTTCTCCGTATGTAAAGCAATTTACCTTTTCATCGAAAGAGTACAATTCTCATAATAAACATGCTTTGCAAAATTCCCAGCTTCCTTTACCTAAAACACCCGAGAAATCTACTGTCCATCGACCCAAAGCGAATAAAGTTGAAGTCACTGATCTACCATCTTCGTCTTCCGTTGAACATTTGCACACTTCTAAACATCTCAAGGGTCCTAGGTTGCCCAaaaacattattaaaagttCTGAGGATGTCCAAATTGCTCCAGTGACACCCCCTGTACATTCTCGCTCTTTTGATCCTTTGCCGAAACCTCCTGTTCCCTCAGTTCCAGTATCTAAGACAAAAAGGCGAACTAAGCATAAACTTGCTCCTGTTGTTGAAGTCCCTGAGATTACCAACGAGGTTTCCCCAAAATTCACTTCTACTAATGATGAACAAGTTTATCGACTACGTTCAATTCGAGCTGGGAGCCCTAATTCGGTATGCTCGTTTCAGTTTGAAATTCCGAGTACTCGACCACCTTCATTGGATCAGCTAATACATCTATTCAACGATTTTTTAAGACACCCtgtatttgattttgacGAAAACGCCATTGAAATGCTTCAAAGTTGTACTCCAGATGAAAAGTGGTGTTTTATTCGTTCTAACTTCGCCGGGTTTGATGATCCTTCTTTCCAAATTCCAGAATTAGCTGCCGTCCATAGACCTGTTTCCTGGTTCGTAATCCAACTATGgaataaaacaattagtAATTTACAACTTATCAcactttcttctttattatcAACTCAATCCGATCGATGGAtatctctttttcttgaaCTGCAGGGACTTCGAGCTTTGCATAATCTACttacatattttaattcGTCTGCCGTAGTGCAGCCTCAGCAAGCTGAAGTTCCTCGTTGCATGCTTActcttttgaagaaaaaaccTACTCTGGTTACTTCCAATTCTTATATATTTCAAGCAATAACAGTGACCCTTATATCCCCAAATTTGCTTCCGAGGAAAGTAGCCGCAGATTTATTGACATGGGTTCTGTCTTTAAAGGAACCTCTTGTGGTCTCCATATTGGAAACtggatttaaagaaataaatgcCGAATATGAAAAGGAGGTTCCGCTATTCTTTGGATGGATAAAATCTTTCAAAGACATAATcttggaaaaagaattagcACGAACCCCTCCATCTTCTCCTGCTCGAAATTCTGCTTCCAGCTCACCTTCAAACATAGCGTTTCTTGAGTATTGTACTTCCACTATGGAATTTATCAATCAGCTAATTGTTGCTTGCGAAGAATTGGAGCAAGGATTTGACCTTGATATATTGGATTCCCTTCGTGAATCAGGTATACACGAAGTTATACAACTTCTACGTAACTTTCCTGACCAACAACTTGAGAAACAACTAAACATATATGAATCAGAAGAAGAGAGGAGGACTATAAGTCAGACCACGCATGAAGATGTCGATTCCTTTATGTCAAATGAATCCTCAATTTTAAGTAGCTTCAATGAATTTGCATCAAATGAAGTTGGCCGTTTACTTGAATCAACTATTCAAAACATACTACTTGCCAAAGGTactgaaaagcaaaaggtGAAACTTATCAAGGTTTTTAACTCTTTACTTCAAAGAATACTGCTCAATTCAAAAGTATCCAATGAAAGTTTTGAAGATAGTTTACAGGCATCTTTAAATATGCTAACCGAAAGATTCTATTCGGATGACACAGCCAGAAATGCTTTGAAGGAAGCAAAGGCGTCACGTGCAATGGCTGAGAAAATGGTTATTGAAAGAGATGCAATGGCTGCGCAAGTAAATCTGGGTGCCGAAGACTTAATTGCGAAGTTAAACAAAGAAGTAGAGGATCAGAAAGACGTTATTCTTTCTCAGAAAAGAACGAATGAGACTCTAAAAACAGAAATTGATGCTCTCCAAAAGTCTCATGTTACTCAAATCCAAAGGAGCGAAGTGGAATTACGAGAATTGTATCTTCTTATCAATTCGGATTCTTTTCAGGGCTCAACTAATTCCAAGGAAAGGATTATAGAATATTTGTTGGATAAGCTTGACTTGaggaaaaaggaaattgcTGCAGAGTCAACACTTTGGTCAAACGATGGAATTGATGACAAACTTCGGGATCTAAGGGAGCAAATGTCTCGACAGTCCAGCCAGCCCTCAACTGTGTCAactattttacaaattcctgataaaaaatttcatcgTCCATTCCCTCGTCATTTACATCGATATGTTGGTCGTTCAGCTTCTGAATCGTTAACCAGTGAAAAGGATGAGTCCATCAAAAGTATGAAAGGAATTGATGACTTTGCGAACTTGGAGATTCCGGGAAAGGGTATTGAGTCAAACGTCGTAATAAAGGATATTTCAAATCAAACGCATGAGATTAATAGCGTTGAGAACAAAGCAGAAACAGTTAGCAACAATAGTAAAATTACGAACTTTGATATTCCTAATGATGCAACTTCTTTACCAACGATAATTACACATCCAACTCCACCACCACCTCCTCCTCTTCCTGTTAAAACTAGTTTAAATACCTTTTCCCATCCTGATTCTGTGAACATCGTTGCTAATGATACATCGGTTGCTGGGGTTATGCCTGCTTTTCCACCACCACCACCACCTCCTCCTCCCTTAGTAAGTGCAGCTGGAGGTAAATTCGTATCCCCAGCTGtttcaaataatatatCAAAAGATGATTTGCATAAGACTACTGGTTTGACTCGTCGACCAACTCGTCGTTTGAAGCAAATGCATTGGGAGAAGTTGAATTCTGGGCTGGAATTTACATTTTGGACGGGACCTTCTGACGAGGCcaacaaaattttggaaaccTTGCATACATCAGGGGTCTTAGATGAATTAGATGAAAGTTTTGCGATGAAGGAAGCAAAAACATTGGTCAAAAAAACATGTGCTAGAACTGATTACATGAGTAGTGAACTTCAGAAGCTTTTTGGTATTCACTTTCACAAGCTGTCTCACAAAAATCCGAATGAGATCATTCGCATGATTTTACATTGTGATGATAGCATGAACGAGTGtgttgaatttttatcaagtGACAAAGTACTAAATCAACCTAAATTAAAAGCAGATTTGGAGCCTTATCGTATTGACTGGGCAAATGGTGGTGATCTAGTTAATAGCGAAAAGGATGCTTCAGAGCTTAGTCGTTGGGACTATCTTTATGTGAGACTTATAGTTGATCTTGGGGGTTATTGGAACCAAAGAATGAATGCACTAAAAGTTAAAAACATAATCGAAACCAATTATGAGAACCTTGTTCGTCAAACAAAACTTATAGGGCGGGCTGCTCTTGAGCTTCGGGACAgcaaagtttttaaaggtTTGCTATATTTAATTCTATATTTAGGAAACTATATGAACGATTATGTGCGCCAAGCTAAAGGATTTGCCATTGGTTCACTTCAAAGACTTccattgataaaaaatgcCAATAACACTAAAAGTTTACTTCATATACTTGATATAACTATTAGGAAGCATTTTCCTCAGTTTGACAACTTTTCCCCTGAACTATCAACCGTCACTGAAGCAGCCAAACTGAATATTGAAGCGATTGAACAAGAGTGCTCCGAGTTAATTCGTGGTTGTCAGAATTTACAAATAGACTGTGATTCTGGGGCTCTTTCCGACCCTACGGTATTTCATCCTGATGATAAAATCCTTTCAGTTATATTACCCTGGTTAATGGAAGGcaccaaaaaaatggattttttgaaagagcATTTACGTACAATGAATACTACCCTGAACAATGCTATGAGATATTTTGGTGAACAGCCTAATGACCCTAATTCCAAGAACCTGTTCTTTAAACGTGTTGATTCTTTCATAATTGACTACTCTAAGGCTAGATCTGACAACTTGAAAtcggaagaagaagaagcttCACAGCATAGACGTTTGAATCTTGTCAACAATCATAAAGAACACGTGCTTGAACGTGCAATGTCtgaaaataacaaaatggATAATGAAGCAATGGATGGTTTCCTTGATAAATTGAGAAACGTCAAATTAGAAAGTCACCATAAACCACGAAATAGATCCGCCATTACTATGGGTAAAGAACATTTAATAGAAGCTCCTAACACTTCTACTAAATCTAGTCCTGCAAAAAACGAATTATTTGTTCCTAAGAGATCTTCGGTAAAAAGTGACTTGGCAAAAGTTAGGCCAAGGTATCCTAAGGGTAGTGAATCAACCGATGGATTATCTGACGCATTAAATATTACTCCAACGAAAAAAGGAGAAGTATCTAGCAAAGCTAAAAAGGGATACAACTACGAAAAGCGTCGTTCGGGCCGTCAGGTATCTGATAGCTATGTCCTTAACAAAAATTCGAAgaataaaagtaataagGGTCGCTCCGCTTCTTACACTTTTTCTGATCCAAGCAGTTTGGAAGATTCTAATAGGCAAAAACCCTTTAATGGTGAGAAATTTCGAAGGTTTAGTTCAAAATCAAGAAGAGGTTCACAAAACCGGGATTCTAAGAAGACGGGTAAAGCTCGAAAGGATAAAGGTATAAACAATAACCAGACAAGCCCTCAGAATAAACCGTCTAAAGAATCTCTAAAATCTGATACTATTTCAAACGAGAAGAAAGTATTTCCTCAAAAGGCTTCTAAAGTTAATTTGCTTACGCCGACAATTTCAAATGGTACTAGGGCAAGTAAACATGCTAACGAAAAGGAGAATACTTTTCCTCGTGGTGTCGAAAATAATCTGGTTGCTCCCATGATTCCTAATAACACCGAACTTAATGAAGATACCAGCGCTGTCTCTCGGAACTTAGAAAATGCCACCAATGACTTGAAGGAAACTTTTCCGACTACAACTACGATTTCAACAGCCAGAGCTAAACCTGGTAACAATGATATTAACACTATTTTACGAAGAAACAATAGCCGTGGCCGTCGACGCATGTTGCAGCAAATGAGTCCtttgaaaagcaataaattttcGGGAACTAATgatttgaattttcaaCAAGCTACTAAACCAGACGGCAGCAATAAGTCCTCATATATGGAACGTCTggaaaaattgaaacaaaacTCTGAACGACATCTTCAATCAGTAGGAGGTAAGAAGGTTTATTCTTCTGAAGAAACGCCCGTCAACAAAATATTAGTATCGCCTTCCGTTTCTATTTTGGATCATAACCGAATCTTAAGTCAAAGTACTCCTATCAAATCACCACAACGAGCACAAGAAATGCTTGCAGGTTTATTATCTGGAAAATTGGCGCCTAAGGAGAATGAGAAATAG
- a CDS encoding FAD-dependent oxidoreductase → MSNSRNIVIVGGGITGVSCLYFLAHHPSFNRDRDTITLFESAGIASAASGKASGFLSLEWHGPSTSSLAALSYNLHKELSDQYDGVNKWGYRALDTWSIKADENCQQPDKLPEGIEWIAPSIVENVTRLGNKKNSGQVHPYKFCHAIYEEASKVANVTLVKGHVLSVDENEVEYRLIGDDYAPDEEEEITSAEELHTIHSMEATHIIVAAGPWTPQLIPNLRISGARIHSITIDLPIKLNGNAVFSEITYKDGTIAAPEFYAREDELYVCGEFDDEPLPELSSDTKVDQDKCALIKQCANHFHQIIRDSPVKVRQACYLPISNATGAPVIGKIGSSIYVAAAHGCWGITLGPGTGKVLSELILDGAVTSANIDLLDPEGSLE, encoded by the exons ATGAGCAATTCTCGAAACATTGTAATTGTCGGTG gTGGAATCACCGGTGTGAGctgtttatattttttggcTCATCACCCCAGTTTTAATCGTGATCGTGACACTATAACACTTTTTGAAAGTGCTGGTATTGCATCTGCCGCTTCTGGAAAAGCATCTGGTTTCCTTTCCTTAGAATGGCATGGCCCTTCGACGAGTTCTTTAGCTGCTCTTTCGTACAACCTACACAAAGAATTATCGGATCAATATGATGGAGTCAATAAATGGGGTTATCGAGCGTTAGATACTTGGTCCATTAAAGCTGACGAAAATTGCCAACAACCTGATAAATTGCCTGAGGGAATTGAATGGATTGCTCCCTCTATTGTTGAGAATGTTACTCGTTTAggaaacaagaaaaattcTGGTCAAGTTCATCCTTATAAATTTTGTCATGCTATTTACGAAGAGGCCAGTAAGGTTGCAAACGTTACCTTGGTAAAAGGTCATGTATTAAgtgttgatgaaaatgaagttgAATATCGGCTTATTGGTGATGACTACGCCCCGGATGAAGAGGAGGAAATTACTTCGGCTGAAGAACTGCATACCATTCATTCAATGGAGGCAACTCACATAATTGTCGCTGCCGGTCCTTGGACTCCCCAATTAATACCCAACTTGCGAATAAGTGGAGCACGAATTCATAGCATAACTATCGATCTTCCTATCAAGCTAAACGGCAATGCTGTATTTTCTGAAATTACCTATAAAGATGGGACAATTGCTGCTCCGGAGTTTTATGCACGTGAAGATGAGCTGTATGTATGTGGTGAATTCGATGACGAGCCTTTGCCTGAATTGTCGTCAGATACGAAGGTGGATCAAGATAAATGCGCTTTGATTAAACAATGTGCCAACCATTTCCACCAAATAATTCGTGATTCTCCTGTTAAAGTTCGTCAAGCGTGTTATTTGCCCATTTCTAATGCAACGGGTGCTCCTGTCATTGGAAAAATTGGTTCATCTATTTATGTTGCGGCAGCTCACGGCTGTTGGGGTATAACTTTGGGACCTGGTACAGGAAAAGTGTTATCTGAACTCATTTTGGATGGTGCTGTTACTAGCGCAAACATTGATCTTTTAGATCCGGAAGGTTCTTTGGAATAA
- the pdi1 gene encoding protein disulfide isomerase: MKISNLLAAFLAFSGGFFCASAEVPKVNKEGLNELITADKVLMVKFYAPWCGHCKALAPEYESAADELEKDGISLVEVDCTEEGDLCSEYSIRGYPTLNVFKNGKQISQYSGPRKHDALVKYMRKQLLPTVKPISKDTLENFVEKADDLAVVAFFKDQKLNDTYTEVAEVMKDDFVFAASDDKELAKSLGSNFPGIVAFTKDAAQDSDKLVYTGDWDPASIADFIGVSSIPLLDELNQMTFGKYQQSGLPLGIIFYNSTESRDELYDVFQPLAKKYQDTLRFAFLDAVRYGAVAKQMNVESDWPAFVIANLKSMLKYPFPTTELTAKAMTKFVGDFVDGKLQPKIKSQPIPESQEDLVVLVADNFDDIVMDETKDVLVEFYAPWCGHCKNLAPTYEKLAEEYSDDSNVVVAKIDATENDISVSISGFPTIMFFKANDKVNPVRYEGDRTLEDLSAFIDKHASFEPIKKEKESVPAPDLEDQVAVEDEMADEL, encoded by the coding sequence atgaagattaGTAATTTGTTAGCAGCCTTTTTGGCTTTCTCTGGAGGATTCTTTTGTGCCTCTGCTGAAGTTCCcaaagtaaataaagaagGTTTGAATGAGTTAATCACTGCAGACAAGGTTTTAATGGTAAAGTTCTATGCTCCTTGGTGTGGTCATTGTAAGGCATTGGCTCCTGAGTATGAGTCAGCTGCTGATGAGTTGGAGAAGGACGGTATCTCTTTGGTTGAAGTAGATTGTACTGAAGAAGGCGATTTGTGTTCTGAATACAGTATTCGTGGATATCCCACACTAAATGTATTCAAAAAcggaaaacaaatttctcAATATTCTGGACCTAGAAAACATGATGCTTTGGTTAAATATATGAGGAAACAACTCCTTCCCACTGTTAAGCCCATATCTAAAGACACccttgaaaattttgttgaaaaggCCGATGATTTGGCTGTAGTagcatttttcaaagatcaaaaattgaatgaCACCTATACCGAGGTTGCCGAAGTAATGAAGGATGACTTTGTCTTTGCTGCTTCTGACGATAAGGAGCTTGCTAAGTCTTTGGGTTCCAATTTCCCAGGAATTGTAGCTTTTACTAAAGACGCTGCTCAAGATTCCGATAAGCTTGTTTACACTGGTGATTGGGATCCAGCTAGTATTGCAGACTTTATTGGTGTATCTAGTATTCCCTTGCTTGATGAGCTAAATCAGATGACCTTTGGTAAATATCAGCAAAGTGGTTTGCCTTTGggaattatattttataactCCACTGAATCTCGTGATGAACTATATGACGTTTTTCAACCCCTAGCTAAAAAGTATCAGGATACCCTTCGTTTCGCTTTCTTAGATGCTGTACGTTATGGAGCAGTAGCTAAGCAAATGAATGTTGAAAGTGACTGGCCTGCGTTTGTAATTGCAAACCTTAAAAGCATGCTCAAATATCCTTTCCCTACTACTGAATTGACGGCAAAAGCCATGACTAAATTTGTTGGTGATTTTGTTGATGGAAAGCTACAGCCAAAGATTAAAAGTCAACCCATTCCTGAATCTCAAGAAGATTTAGTGGTGTTAGTAGCTGATAATTTTGATGATATTGTTATGGATGAAACTAAGGATGTTCTTGTTGAGTTTTATGCTCCTTGGTGTGGTCACTGCAAGAATCTCGCTCCAACTTACGAAAAATTAGCTGAGGAGTATTCTGATGACTCTAATGTTGTTGTAGCCAAAATCGATGCAACTGAAAATGATATATCGGTCTCTATTTCTGGCTTCCCTACTATTATGTTCTTTAAAGCTAATGACAAAGTAAACCCTGTACGTTATGAAGGTGACCGTACGTTAGAGGACTTGAGTGCCTTTATAGATAAACATGCCTCTTTCGAACCCATCAAGAAGGAGAAAGAATCTGTTCCAGCACCCGATCTTGAGGATCAGGTCGCAGTGGAAGACGAAATGGCCGATGAgctttaa